The following coding sequences are from one Pseudomonas mendocina window:
- a CDS encoding VOC family protein: MHNLSTSLGFYCDLLGFKVLFERVEQGFVAIGLGEAALMLEQIADNLDSDDPWVVGPLDAPLGRGINLQITVDDIERLHQRLLQSDQRPRLPLEDVSYQAGAQLLKVRQFMLQDPDGYLLRFSQIISD, encoded by the coding sequence GTGCACAACCTGTCCACCAGCCTTGGTTTCTATTGCGACTTGCTGGGCTTCAAGGTTCTGTTCGAGCGTGTAGAGCAGGGGTTCGTCGCGATTGGCCTGGGAGAGGCGGCGCTCATGCTGGAGCAGATTGCCGACAACCTGGACAGCGATGATCCCTGGGTCGTCGGCCCACTCGATGCACCATTAGGCAGGGGCATCAATCTGCAAATAACCGTGGATGACATTGAACGGCTGCACCAGCGGCTGCTGCAGTCAGACCAGCGCCCGAGGCTGCCGCTGGAAGACGTGTCCTACCAGGCAGGGGCCCAACTGCTGAAAGTGCGCCAGTTCATGCTGCAGGATCCGGATGGTTATCTGCTGCGCTTCAGCCAGATCATCTCAGACTGA
- a CDS encoding AEC family transporter: MLAAQAILPIFALIVLGYLLGWRQWLTAESASGLANITFKLFMPTLLFAGIAKASLAEGLSPMLLLAYYLPVLLVFTLVNVLAHWRRGSASPLGLVAAFSNNVLVGIPLIASLMGADGLVYVFAILVLHSLTLFSLHSFYAAFGSQERVDGRALLKNLANPMIIGLLLGALLNISGLVVPDSLWRVVTWLGQAALPCALIVLGASLSRYRLRPTTEAWGLTFAKLALFPSLVWLLSGLLPGLNDSARTVLVLLAACPSGVNVMAFCRTAEDNRSVSAAISLSTLLSALTLPLWMTGMGL, from the coding sequence ATGCTCGCGGCACAGGCAATTCTGCCGATTTTCGCTCTGATCGTTCTTGGCTACCTGTTGGGTTGGCGCCAGTGGCTCACGGCTGAGTCGGCGTCTGGGCTGGCCAATATCACCTTCAAGCTGTTCATGCCGACGCTGCTGTTCGCCGGCATCGCCAAGGCTTCGCTGGCCGAAGGCCTTTCGCCGATGTTGCTGTTGGCCTACTACCTGCCGGTGCTGCTGGTATTCACTCTGGTCAACGTGCTGGCCCATTGGCGTCGAGGCAGTGCTTCACCGCTGGGGCTGGTTGCGGCGTTCTCCAACAACGTGCTGGTGGGCATCCCGCTGATTGCCAGCCTGATGGGGGCCGATGGGCTGGTCTATGTCTTTGCCATCCTGGTGCTGCACAGCCTGACACTGTTCTCCCTGCACAGTTTCTATGCCGCCTTCGGCAGCCAGGAGCGCGTCGACGGCCGCGCATTGCTGAAGAACCTGGCCAACCCGATGATCATCGGCCTGCTACTGGGCGCGCTGCTCAATATCTCTGGGCTGGTGGTGCCGGACAGTCTCTGGCGTGTGGTCACCTGGCTGGGACAGGCGGCCTTGCCCTGTGCACTGATCGTGCTCGGCGCGAGTCTGTCGCGCTATCGCCTGCGTCCGACGACCGAGGCCTGGGGGCTGACTTTCGCCAAGCTGGCGCTGTTCCCGAGCTTGGTCTGGCTGTTGAGCGGTCTGCTGCCAGGATTGAACGACTCCGCGCGTACGGTGCTGGTGCTGCTGGCAGCCTGCCCCAGCGGAGTCAATGTCATGGCGTTCTGCCGCACGGCTGAGGACAACCGCAGCGTCAGCGCCGCGATATCGCTGTCGACCCTGTTGTCGGCGCTGACGCTGCCGTTGTGGATGACGGGGATGGGCCTCTGA
- a CDS encoding DUF4148 domain-containing protein, producing MKTKLTLTALALSILTTSAFALPSSAPAPLAGEAKDNSQQSSILSTVADGGSDRVIERMIERNNASLVADGGSDRVIDRMIDRNKSNVVADGGSDRVIERMIERNNASLVADGGSDRVIDRMIDRNKSNVVADGGSDRVIERMIERNNASLVADGGSDRVIERMIERNNASLVADGGSDRVIEHMIERNNANLVADGGSDRVIDRMIERNKVV from the coding sequence ATGAAAACCAAACTGACCCTGACCGCCCTGGCCCTGAGCATCCTGACCACCAGCGCTTTTGCCCTGCCAAGCAGCGCACCGGCACCTCTGGCTGGTGAAGCCAAAGACAACAGCCAGCAATCCAGCATCCTTAGCACGGTTGCCGATGGTGGTTCCGACCGCGTTATCGAGCGCATGATCGAGCGCAACAACGCCAGCCTGGTTGCTGACGGTGGTTCTGATCGTGTCATCGATCGCATGATCGACCGTAACAAGAGCAACGTCGTCGCCGATGGCGGTTCCGACCGCGTCATCGAACGCATGATCGAGCGCAACAACGCCAGCCTGGTTGCTGACGGTGGTTCTGATCGCGTCATCGATCGCATGATCGACCGCAACAAGAGCAACGTCGTCGCTGATGGCGGTTCCGACCGCGTTATCGAACGCATGATCGAGCGCAACAACGCCAGCCTGGTTGCTGACGGTGGTTCTGATCGCGTCATCGAGCGCATGATCGAACGCAACAACGCCAGCCTCGTTGCTGACGGTGGTTCTGATCGTGTCATCGAACACATGATCGAGCGCAACAACGCCAACCTCGTTGCTGACGGCGGTTCTGACCGTGTCATCGATCGCATGATCGAGCGTAACAAAGTGGTCTGA
- a CDS encoding fatty acid desaturase, which produces MNTRPDRELNAAELDAFGRELDTLRQRTLANLGEADARYIRRVRGVVRLCCWSGRALLMLGWFPPTWLLGTLLLGLGKILENMELGHNVMHGQYDWMNDPEFTGRQYEWDIVGPADFWRHTHNHIHHTYTNVLGMDDDVGYGVVRLFPEQRWKPFYRWQPLWVTIQALLFQYAVAIQHLRLDKLVKGRISKEEVRPLVRQFGAKLARQWVKDYLVFPLLALLLGANALAVLTGNLVANLLRNLWTFLVIFCGHFTEKAAVFAPEILEGETRGHWYLRQLRGSSNLSGGPLLHVLTGNLSHQIEHHLFPDLPARRYAELAREVRLIAERYGQHYNCGTLRGQFWTVLRRVWIYRLPVAG; this is translated from the coding sequence GTGAATACCCGTCCTGATCGTGAGTTGAATGCCGCCGAGCTCGACGCATTCGGTAGGGAACTGGACACGCTGCGCCAGCGCACTCTGGCCAATCTGGGCGAGGCCGATGCCCGCTACATCCGCCGAGTGCGAGGTGTTGTGCGGCTGTGCTGCTGGAGTGGCCGTGCGCTGTTGATGCTGGGCTGGTTCCCGCCAACCTGGCTGCTCGGCACCTTGCTGCTAGGCCTGGGCAAGATTCTCGAGAACATGGAGCTGGGCCATAACGTGATGCATGGCCAGTACGACTGGATGAACGACCCGGAATTCACCGGGCGCCAGTATGAGTGGGACATCGTTGGGCCGGCCGATTTCTGGCGGCACACCCACAACCACATCCATCACACCTACACCAATGTGCTGGGTATGGATGACGACGTCGGCTATGGCGTGGTGCGTTTGTTCCCGGAACAGCGCTGGAAACCCTTCTATCGCTGGCAGCCACTGTGGGTAACGATCCAGGCACTGCTGTTCCAGTACGCCGTGGCGATCCAGCATCTGCGTCTGGACAAGCTGGTCAAGGGGCGTATCAGCAAGGAAGAAGTGCGGCCACTGGTGCGTCAGTTCGGCGCCAAACTGGCGCGGCAATGGGTGAAGGATTATCTGGTATTTCCGTTGCTCGCCCTGCTACTCGGTGCCAATGCTCTGGCCGTGCTGACAGGTAATCTGGTGGCTAACCTGCTGCGTAACCTGTGGACGTTTCTGGTGATCTTCTGCGGGCATTTCACCGAAAAGGCGGCGGTGTTTGCGCCCGAAATTCTCGAAGGGGAAACGCGTGGGCACTGGTACCTGCGCCAGTTGCGCGGCTCGAGCAACCTCTCCGGCGGGCCGCTGCTGCATGTTCTCACCGGCAACCTCAGCCATCAGATCGAGCATCACCTGTTCCCGGATCTGCCGGCGCGGCGTTATGCCGAGTTGGCGCGCGAGGTACGTCTGATTGCCGAGCGTTATGGCCAGCACTACAACTGCGGGACATTACGGGGTCAGTTCTGGACGGTGCTGCGGCGGGTCTGGATCTATCGTTTGCCGGTTGCTGGGTAA
- a CDS encoding ferredoxin reductase, whose protein sequence is MALLPLSLARRLDALLQPLRYLCRNGWLREGDVDFFLRLIHPVLRLNRILAHVEARRWVAEDMLALTLRCNGNARGWRAGQHVQLYLELDGVRHGRSYSLTAVRHDGCIELAIKRHPGGRMSNTLLDRLEVGQVLELAAAFGELQWPSDARPVLLVAAGSGITPLLGLLRDALARGFSAPVMLLHQVRYRAQRAYVEELQTLAERHPNLQLRWALSGEGGERLSATGLAQLPGAHLLGCGPQGFVEQLRQWWLAGERDGSLQLESFTPLRAVPVEEGGEVRLGFARSRQQVSGNSALSLLEQAEANGLRPAHGCRQGICASCTCTLLAGTVRDLRSGALFAEPEQPIRLCVSAPHGDVEIDL, encoded by the coding sequence ATGGCCTTGCTTCCTCTGTCTCTTGCTCGGCGTCTAGACGCTTTGCTGCAGCCTTTGCGCTATCTGTGCAGAAATGGCTGGCTGCGCGAGGGCGATGTCGATTTCTTCCTGCGGCTCATTCATCCGGTATTGCGCCTGAACCGGATATTGGCGCATGTCGAGGCGCGGCGCTGGGTCGCCGAAGACATGCTGGCGCTGACCCTGCGCTGCAATGGCAATGCCCGTGGCTGGCGCGCCGGACAGCATGTGCAGCTCTATCTGGAGCTGGATGGTGTAAGGCATGGGCGCAGTTACAGCCTGACTGCGGTGAGGCACGATGGTTGTATCGAGCTGGCGATCAAGCGCCATCCCGGCGGCCGTATGTCCAATACCTTGCTCGATCGGCTCGAGGTGGGCCAGGTGCTGGAGTTGGCGGCGGCCTTTGGCGAGTTGCAGTGGCCGAGCGATGCCCGGCCGGTGTTGCTGGTCGCCGCCGGTAGCGGCATTACGCCGCTGCTTGGCCTACTCCGCGATGCCCTGGCGCGTGGTTTCAGTGCGCCGGTGATGTTGCTGCATCAGGTGCGTTATCGCGCCCAGCGTGCCTATGTCGAGGAGTTGCAGACGCTGGCTGAACGTCATCCCAATCTGCAACTGCGCTGGGCATTGAGTGGAGAGGGCGGTGAACGGCTCAGCGCGACGGGCCTGGCGCAACTGCCGGGTGCTCATCTGCTGGGCTGTGGCCCTCAGGGTTTCGTCGAGCAGTTGCGGCAGTGGTGGTTGGCGGGCGAGCGGGACGGCAGCCTGCAACTGGAAAGTTTCACCCCCCTGCGTGCGGTGCCTGTCGAGGAGGGCGGTGAGGTTCGTCTTGGCTTCGCTCGCAGCCGCCAGCAGGTATCGGGCAACAGCGCCTTGAGTCTGCTGGAGCAGGCCGAGGCCAACGGCCTGCGCCCTGCGCATGGTTGTCGGCAGGGCATTTGCGCCAGCTGCACCTGCACGTTGCTGGCGGGCACCGTGCGCGATCTGCGCAGCGGCGCGTTGTTTGCCGAGCCTGAGCAGCCCATTCGTCTGTGCGTCAGCGCCCCGCATGGGGATGTGGAGATCGACCTGTGA
- a CDS encoding TetR family transcriptional regulator: MTPRSEQKQQTRQALMDAALTLMESGRGFGSLSLREVTRVAGIVPTGFYRHFADMDELGLALVAEVGETFRAAIRQVRRHEFEMRGMIDASVRIFLAEVAANHGQFLFLAREQYGGSQPVRQAIAALRERITSDLTADLKLMNRMPHLDDAALDVVSDLVVKTVFATLPELIDPPAESLPAHLSAEAKIIQQLRFIMVGGKHWLGLGKPPS, from the coding sequence ATGACACCACGCTCCGAACAGAAGCAGCAGACCCGCCAGGCCCTGATGGACGCCGCGCTCACCCTGATGGAGAGTGGACGCGGCTTCGGCAGCCTGAGCCTGCGTGAAGTGACGCGCGTCGCCGGCATCGTGCCGACCGGCTTCTATCGCCACTTCGCCGACATGGACGAACTGGGCCTGGCACTGGTGGCGGAAGTCGGCGAGACCTTCCGCGCGGCGATTCGCCAGGTGCGCCGCCACGAGTTCGAGATGCGCGGCATGATCGACGCCTCGGTGCGCATCTTCCTGGCCGAGGTCGCCGCCAACCACGGCCAGTTTCTGTTCCTCGCCCGCGAGCAGTACGGCGGTTCACAACCCGTACGCCAGGCCATCGCAGCTCTGCGCGAGCGCATCACCAGCGATCTGACCGCCGACCTCAAGTTGATGAACCGCATGCCGCACCTCGATGATGCAGCGCTCGATGTGGTTTCGGATCTGGTGGTCAAGACCGTGTTCGCCACCCTGCCCGAACTGATCGACCCGCCCGCCGAATCCCTGCCCGCGCATCTCAGCGCCGAAGCCAAGATCATCCAGCAGTTGCGCTTCATCATGGTGGGTGGCAAGCATTGGCTGGGTCTGGGTAAGCCTCCCAGCTAA
- the ureE gene encoding urease accessory protein UreE → MLVIHSRIAPQAAFDTELELTFEARSKSRLRCFTIDGEEVGLFLERGQAALADGECLQAKDGRVVRVRAKPEPLLHVTCASPFELMRAAYHLGNRHVALQLGDGWLRLPDDYVLKAMLEQLGATVEAVEAPYQPEQGAYGGGHHHSHHGDEEFNYGPRLHQFGVRK, encoded by the coding sequence ATGCTGGTGATCCACTCCCGAATCGCGCCACAGGCCGCCTTCGATACCGAACTGGAACTGACCTTCGAGGCGCGCAGCAAAAGTCGCCTGCGCTGCTTCACCATCGATGGCGAGGAGGTCGGCCTGTTCCTCGAACGCGGTCAGGCCGCGTTGGCCGATGGCGAATGCCTGCAAGCCAAGGACGGCCGTGTCGTGCGCGTGCGCGCCAAGCCCGAACCCCTGTTGCACGTCACCTGCGCCAGCCCCTTCGAGCTGATGCGCGCTGCCTATCACTTGGGTAACCGCCACGTCGCCCTGCAGTTGGGCGACGGCTGGCTGCGCCTGCCCGACGACTACGTGCTCAAGGCCATGCTCGAACAACTCGGCGCCACGGTCGAAGCCGTCGAGGCCCCCTACCAGCCCGAGCAGGGCGCCTATGGCGGTGGTCATCACCACTCCCATCATGGCGACGAGGAATTCAACTACGGCCCGCGCCTGCACCAGTTCGGTGTGCGCAAGTGA
- a CDS encoding urease accessory protein UreF, with protein MKPAWALLRLASPQLPIGGYSYSQGLEWAIDSGLVHDESSAERWLVDQLQLNLARFEAPLLLAHCRAADECDWTRLQELAEQHRASRETRELALESRQMGYSLRQLLAGLPELDEAAREALAAQDEPGLALAWALAARAWQITPDDALAAWLWGWLENQLAVLMKVLPLGQQAAQRLTSRLLPQLDAAQRQAATLSPEHWGSAAFGLALASMAHERQYSRLFRS; from the coding sequence ATGAAACCGGCCTGGGCATTGCTGCGCCTGGCCAGCCCGCAGCTGCCCATTGGCGGCTACAGCTACTCGCAAGGCCTGGAGTGGGCCATCGACAGCGGCCTGGTGCATGACGAAAGCAGCGCCGAACGTTGGTTGGTCGATCAGTTGCAGCTGAACCTCGCCCGTTTCGAAGCACCGCTGCTGCTTGCGCATTGCCGTGCAGCGGACGAATGCGACTGGACACGCCTGCAGGAGCTTGCCGAACAACACCGCGCCAGCCGCGAGACACGCGAACTGGCGCTGGAAAGCCGGCAGATGGGCTATTCGCTCAGGCAACTGCTCGCAGGTCTGCCCGAACTGGACGAGGCGGCGCGTGAAGCACTTGCAGCCCAGGACGAACCTGGCCTGGCGCTGGCCTGGGCACTGGCCGCGCGTGCCTGGCAGATCACCCCGGACGACGCCCTCGCTGCCTGGCTCTGGGGCTGGCTGGAAAACCAGCTCGCGGTGCTGATGAAGGTGCTGCCGCTGGGCCAGCAAGCCGCCCAACGCCTGACCAGCCGGCTGCTGCCGCAGCTCGATGCGGCCCAGCGTCAGGCCGCCACCCTATCCCCCGAACACTGGGGCAGCGCCGCTTTCGGCCTGGCCCTGGCGAGCATGGCGCACGAGCGCCAGTACTCACGTCTCTTCCGCTCCTGA
- the ureG gene encoding urease accessory protein UreG — protein MNSQPLRVGIGGPVGSGKTALTLALCRALRERYNIAVVTNDIYTQEDAQFLVRNEALEPERIIGVETGGCPHTAIREDASINLEAVEQLNRRFPGLDLIIVESGGDNLSATFSPELSDLTLYVIDVSAGDKLPRKGGPGICKSDLLVINKVDLAPMVGASLEVMERDTLKMRGDKPFVFSNQKVGQGLDEIIAFIERQGMLTAA, from the coding sequence ATGAACAGCCAACCCCTGCGTGTCGGCATCGGTGGCCCGGTCGGCTCCGGCAAGACCGCCCTGACCCTGGCCCTGTGCCGCGCCCTGCGCGAGCGCTACAACATCGCCGTGGTCACCAACGACATCTACACCCAGGAAGACGCCCAATTCCTGGTACGCAACGAGGCGCTGGAGCCCGAGCGCATCATCGGCGTGGAAACCGGTGGTTGCCCGCACACCGCCATCCGCGAAGACGCCTCGATCAACCTGGAAGCGGTGGAACAGCTCAACCGTCGTTTCCCCGGCCTCGACCTGATCATCGTCGAGTCCGGCGGTGACAACCTGTCCGCCACCTTCAGCCCCGAGCTGTCCGACCTGACCCTCTACGTGATCGACGTATCGGCCGGCGACAAACTGCCACGCAAGGGCGGCCCCGGTATCTGCAAATCCGACCTGCTGGTGATCAACAAGGTCGACCTGGCACCCATGGTCGGCGCCTCGCTGGAGGTCATGGAACGCGACACCCTGAAGATGCGCGGCGACAAGCCCTTCGTCTTCAGCAACCAGAAAGTCGGTCAGGGTCTCGACGAGATCATCGCCTTCATCGAACGCCAGGGCATGCTCACCGCGGCCTGA
- a CDS encoding HupE/UreJ family protein, with protein MNLRKTLYAIALFCTPALAFAHPGHGDSGIMAGLAHPVFGLDHLLAMFAVGLWAAQQSGAARWALPVTFVGTMLVGGLLGFAGVEIPLMETGIAGSVLAFGLLVAVAARLPMTVSMALTALFALTHGVAHGLELPDLASPFGYAVGFIVATTALHAIGFALVRFLPQAAAPLVRIAGAASAATGVWLLAS; from the coding sequence ATGAATCTGCGCAAAACCCTCTACGCCATCGCTCTGTTCTGCACCCCGGCACTGGCCTTCGCCCACCCAGGACATGGCGATTCCGGGATCATGGCCGGCCTGGCCCACCCAGTGTTCGGCCTGGATCACCTGCTGGCGATGTTCGCCGTCGGCCTGTGGGCCGCGCAGCAGAGCGGTGCGGCGCGCTGGGCGCTGCCAGTGACCTTCGTCGGCACCATGCTGGTCGGTGGCCTTCTCGGCTTCGCCGGCGTGGAAATCCCGCTGATGGAAACCGGTATCGCCGGCTCGGTTCTGGCCTTCGGCCTGCTGGTGGCCGTGGCAGCGCGCCTGCCGATGACGGTGTCCATGGCGCTGACCGCCCTCTTCGCCCTTACCCATGGCGTCGCCCATGGCCTGGAGCTGCCAGATCTGGCCAGCCCCTTCGGTTACGCCGTCGGCTTCATCGTCGCCACCACGGCGCTGCACGCTATCGGCTTCGCCTTGGTGCGTTTCCTGCCGCAAGCGGCGGCGCCGCTGGTGCGTATCGCTGGTGCGGCCTCGGCAGCGACTGGCGTCTGGTTGCTGGCCAGCTGA
- a CDS encoding glycerophosphodiester phosphodiesterase: MLRLTRFLIVPLLLIGIVALVLALTSRPASMPAVLKDLGERPLVIAHRGGMGLWPENTLFAFERAAALGVDMLEMDLHLSQDARLVVIHDDTLERTTNGQGPVAHFSLAELQALDAGYKWTADGGQSYPYRGQGTRIATLAEVFERFPLIPKALEIKVPDVGMEAVLCEMLAAYDQLDRVIVASFHERSLQRFRQLCPEVATAGGPVSVRLLLALNWLGLSDLLSPSYPVLQIPQQHSGLNLATPRLVRNAQARGLRVHLWTINEQPSMRQLLEMGVNGLITDYPDRALQLLGRSTQLGALTEE; the protein is encoded by the coding sequence ATGCTGCGCCTCACCCGATTTCTGATCGTTCCACTGTTGCTGATCGGCATCGTCGCACTGGTACTGGCGCTGACCAGCCGCCCAGCGAGCATGCCCGCGGTATTGAAGGATCTGGGCGAACGCCCTCTGGTGATCGCCCATCGCGGCGGCATGGGCCTGTGGCCCGAGAACACCCTGTTCGCCTTCGAACGGGCCGCCGCCCTCGGCGTCGACATGCTGGAAATGGATCTACACCTGAGCCAGGACGCCCGGCTGGTGGTGATTCACGATGACACGCTGGAACGCACGACCAACGGCCAGGGGCCGGTCGCGCACTTCAGCCTCGCCGAACTGCAAGCGCTCGACGCCGGCTACAAATGGACAGCTGATGGCGGCCAGAGCTATCCCTATCGTGGCCAGGGCACACGCATCGCTACGCTGGCAGAGGTGTTCGAGCGCTTTCCATTGATCCCCAAGGCGCTCGAAATCAAGGTGCCCGATGTCGGCATGGAGGCAGTGCTCTGCGAGATGCTGGCGGCCTACGACCAGCTCGACCGCGTCATCGTGGCCAGTTTTCATGAACGCAGCCTGCAGCGTTTTCGCCAACTCTGCCCAGAGGTCGCGACTGCTGGCGGGCCGGTTTCGGTGCGCCTGCTGTTGGCCCTCAACTGGCTGGGGCTGAGCGACCTGCTATCGCCGTCCTACCCCGTGCTGCAGATTCCGCAGCAGCATAGCGGCCTGAACCTGGCGACGCCTCGTCTGGTTCGCAATGCCCAGGCACGCGGCCTGCGGGTACACCTGTGGACGATCAACGAGCAACCCAGCATGCGTCAGCTGCTGGAGATGGGCGTCAATGGCCTGATCACCGATTATCCGGATCGCGCGCTGCAGTTGCTCGGGCGCTCCACCCAGCTCGGCGCCCTGACTGAAGAGTAG
- a CDS encoding LysE family transporter, with translation MFSFFLAAMLLGFVFNAAPGAVFSETLRRGLRDGYRPALLVQIGSLVGDATWAALGLTGLALLLDSAQIRYPLTLASALYLAWLGYQSLRDAHRPPQPSDDGQVAASSAFAAGAALSLTNPQNIVYWAAMGGAMAAIGVAQPTPMHLAVFFAGFMVSSILWCFICAGLVDWFRRAASLLWHRLTYAACGVVLLGLAGMSAMELV, from the coding sequence ATGTTCAGCTTCTTCCTCGCCGCCATGCTGCTCGGCTTCGTGTTCAATGCCGCGCCCGGTGCCGTGTTCAGTGAAACCCTGCGCCGCGGTCTGCGTGACGGCTACAGACCTGCGCTGCTGGTGCAGATCGGTTCGCTGGTGGGCGACGCCACCTGGGCCGCACTCGGCCTCACCGGTCTGGCCCTGTTGCTCGACAGCGCGCAGATTCGCTATCCGCTGACGCTGGCCAGCGCCCTCTATCTGGCCTGGCTCGGCTATCAGTCACTGCGCGATGCCCATCGCCCGCCGCAACCCAGTGACGATGGGCAGGTCGCCGCCAGTAGTGCCTTCGCCGCCGGCGCGGCCTTGTCGCTGACCAACCCGCAGAACATCGTCTACTGGGCCGCCATGGGGGGTGCGATGGCCGCCATCGGCGTCGCTCAGCCAACGCCCATGCACCTGGCGGTGTTCTTCGCCGGCTTCATGGTGTCGTCGATACTCTGGTGCTTCATCTGCGCCGGCCTGGTGGACTGGTTCCGCCGCGCCGCTTCGCTACTCTGGCACCGCCTGACCTACGCTGCCTGTGGCGTGGTGCTGCTGGGTCTGGCCGGCATGAGTGCGATGGAGCTGGTCTGA
- a CDS encoding TIGR00730 family Rossman fold protein encodes MSLRSLCVFCGASPGASPIYREAAEALGQHLAERGIRLIYGGGAVGLMGVVADAALNAGGEVIGIIPQSLERAEIGHRGLTCLEVVDGMHARKARMAELADAFIALPGGLGTLEELFEVWTWGQLGYHAKPLGLLEVNGFYSKLGDFLDHLVTERFVRPQHREMLQIAGSPQHLLDALSEWRPSVAPKWVDRSPV; translated from the coding sequence ATGTCCCTGCGTAGCCTCTGCGTCTTCTGTGGTGCCAGCCCCGGTGCCAGTCCCATCTACCGCGAAGCTGCCGAAGCGCTGGGTCAGCACCTGGCCGAGCGCGGCATTCGCCTGATCTACGGCGGCGGCGCCGTCGGCCTGATGGGCGTGGTTGCCGACGCGGCGCTCAATGCCGGTGGCGAGGTAATCGGCATCATCCCGCAGAGTCTGGAGCGTGCCGAGATCGGCCACCGCGGCCTGACCTGCCTGGAAGTGGTGGACGGCATGCACGCGCGCAAGGCGCGCATGGCCGAACTGGCCGACGCCTTCATCGCCCTGCCCGGCGGCCTCGGCACCCTGGAAGAGCTGTTCGAGGTCTGGACCTGGGGCCAGCTCGGCTACCACGCCAAGCCGCTGGGCCTGCTGGAAGTGAACGGCTTCTACAGCAAACTCGGCGATTTCCTCGATCATCTGGTCACCGAGCGCTTCGTCCGCCCGCAACACCGCGAGATGTTGCAGATCGCAGGCAGCCCCCAGCACCTGCTCGATGCCCTGAGCGAATGGCGCCCCAGCGTAGCGCCGAAATGGGTGGATCGCTCGCCCGTCTGA
- a CDS encoding DUF808 domain-containing protein, with protein MAGSSLLALIDDISTVLDDVATMTKIAARKTAGVLGDDLALNAQQVTGVRADRELPVVWAVAKGSLLNKAILVPAALLISAIAPWLVVPLLMLGGLFLCYEGAEKLVHKLLHRHEEDDKQARLQAIANPEVDLVAFERDKIRGAVRTDFILSAEIIAITLGTVAAASFLNQVLVLSGIALVMTIGVYGLVAGIVKLDDAGLYLSQRTNAFAQACGRGILRLAPWLMKTLSVVGTAAMFMVGGGILSHGLPPVEAAVHHTAEWVARDAGQLLSLLVPTLLNALFGVLAGLLTLPLVSLGQRIWQALRGN; from the coding sequence ATGGCCGGAAGCAGCCTGCTCGCCCTGATAGACGATATCAGCACCGTACTCGACGACGTCGCCACCATGACCAAGATCGCCGCGCGCAAGACCGCTGGCGTCTTGGGTGACGACCTCGCGCTTAACGCCCAGCAGGTCACGGGCGTACGTGCCGACCGCGAACTGCCGGTGGTCTGGGCGGTGGCCAAGGGCTCGCTGCTCAACAAAGCGATCCTGGTTCCCGCCGCTCTGCTGATCAGCGCCATCGCGCCCTGGCTGGTCGTGCCGCTACTGATGCTCGGCGGCCTGTTCCTCTGCTACGAGGGCGCCGAAAAACTCGTGCACAAGCTGCTGCACCGCCATGAGGAAGACGACAAGCAAGCGCGTCTGCAGGCCATCGCCAACCCCGAGGTCGACCTGGTGGCATTCGAGCGCGATAAGATTCGCGGCGCCGTACGCACCGACTTCATCCTCTCGGCGGAAATCATCGCCATCACCCTCGGCACCGTCGCCGCCGCCAGTTTCCTCAATCAGGTGCTGGTGCTCAGTGGCATCGCCTTGGTGATGACCATTGGCGTCTATGGCCTGGTCGCCGGTATCGTCAAGCTGGACGACGCCGGGCTTTACCTCAGCCAGCGCACCAATGCCTTCGCCCAGGCTTGCGGTCGCGGCATCCTGCGCCTGGCGCCCTGGTTGATGAAGACCCTGTCGGTAGTCGGTACCGCCGCCATGTTCATGGTTGGCGGCGGCATCCTCAGCCATGGCCTGCCGCCAGTAGAGGCGGCCGTACACCACACCGCCGAGTGGGTAGCGCGCGATGCCGGGCAGTTGCTGTCGCTGCTGGTTCCCACGCTGCTCAATGCGCTGTTCGGCGTACTGGCAGGCTTGCTGACACTGCCGCTGGTCAGCCTGGGGCAGCGTATCTGGCAGGCCCTGCGCGGTAACTGA